The following are from one region of the Fundidesulfovibrio soli genome:
- the htpG gene encoding molecular chaperone HtpG, with the protein MSDNVIKREFKADIVKLLDIITHSVYTNKEIFLRELVSNASDALEKLRFQMSRGDQVAAPDLPLEIRIATDKDNAVLTITDTGLGMSELELVENIGSIAHSGSEDFINALGEDKSKASSIIGRFGVGFYSVFMVARKVVLTTSSATPGEQAWVWISDGLGGYELIPAEGEVERGTSIEIHLKDDAKEFAEPDVLKDVINRHSHFISFPILVDGERVNTVPAIWREPKSSVTAEQYKEFYTFLTHDDEPPLETIHMNVDAPVQFSSLVFVPAKAEDYMGFQKLERGLDLYVRRVLIAKDATELLPEYLRFCRGVVDTEDLPLNISRETLQQNAVLRRIAQAVTKEILSRLKKKAASDPDGYAALWKEHSKIFKLGYSDYLNRDSVAELLRFDSSALDGPGKLTSLADYVSRAKEGQKTVYYVSGPSREAVELNPYLEMFTRKGVEVLYLYEPIDEFMLESLHTFKEFTFKSAEQAQASDLDPFEDVAPAANAPEPLTTEQSGGLDALLSDMKKILGDKIKDVRRSTRLKSSPSCLVSAEGGSSQMQKIMRLMSKDESIPPKIMEVNPDHPLTRNLLDIHTADPADPFIEQATTQLYESALLLEGYLSDPHKMVGRINAILEQASGWYAGLKKKG; encoded by the coding sequence ATGTCCGACAATGTGATCAAGCGCGAGTTCAAGGCTGATATCGTCAAACTGCTCGATATCATCACCCACTCCGTCTACACCAACAAGGAGATCTTCCTGCGCGAGCTGGTCTCCAACGCCTCGGACGCACTCGAGAAGCTGCGCTTCCAGATGAGCCGGGGCGACCAGGTCGCCGCGCCGGACCTGCCGTTGGAGATCCGCATCGCCACCGACAAGGACAACGCCGTGCTGACCATCACGGACACCGGCCTGGGCATGAGCGAGCTGGAGCTGGTGGAGAACATCGGCTCCATCGCGCATTCCGGGTCCGAGGACTTCATCAACGCCCTGGGCGAGGACAAGTCCAAGGCCAGCTCCATCATCGGGCGTTTCGGCGTGGGCTTCTATTCGGTGTTCATGGTGGCCCGCAAGGTGGTGCTGACCACCAGCTCGGCCACCCCGGGCGAGCAGGCCTGGGTCTGGATCTCCGACGGCCTGGGCGGCTATGAGCTGATCCCCGCCGAGGGCGAGGTGGAGCGCGGAACCTCCATCGAGATCCACCTCAAGGACGACGCCAAGGAGTTCGCCGAGCCGGACGTGCTCAAGGACGTCATCAACCGGCACTCGCACTTCATCTCCTTCCCCATCCTGGTGGACGGCGAGCGCGTGAACACCGTGCCCGCCATCTGGCGTGAGCCCAAGAGCAGCGTCACCGCCGAGCAGTACAAGGAGTTCTACACCTTCCTGACCCACGACGACGAGCCCCCGCTGGAAACCATCCACATGAACGTGGACGCCCCGGTGCAGTTCTCCTCCCTGGTGTTCGTGCCCGCCAAGGCCGAGGACTACATGGGCTTCCAGAAGCTGGAGCGCGGGCTGGACCTCTACGTGCGCCGCGTGCTCATCGCCAAGGACGCCACCGAGCTGCTGCCCGAATACCTGCGCTTCTGCCGGGGCGTGGTGGACACCGAGGACCTGCCGCTCAACATCTCCCGCGAGACCTTGCAGCAGAACGCCGTGCTGCGCCGCATCGCCCAGGCCGTCACCAAGGAGATCCTCTCCCGCCTGAAGAAGAAGGCCGCCTCGGACCCCGACGGCTACGCCGCCCTCTGGAAGGAGCACTCAAAGATCTTCAAGCTGGGCTACTCCGACTACCTGAACCGCGACTCCGTGGCCGAGCTGCTGCGCTTCGACTCCTCCGCGCTGGACGGCCCCGGCAAGCTGACCTCCCTCGCGGACTACGTGAGCCGCGCCAAGGAGGGCCAGAAGACCGTGTACTACGTCTCCGGCCCCAGCCGCGAGGCCGTGGAGCTCAACCCCTACTTGGAGATGTTCACGCGCAAGGGCGTTGAGGTGCTCTACCTCTACGAGCCCATCGACGAGTTCATGCTGGAGTCGCTGCACACCTTCAAGGAGTTCACGTTCAAGTCCGCCGAGCAGGCCCAGGCCTCCGACCTGGACCCCTTCGAGGACGTGGCCCCGGCGGCCAACGCCCCGGAGCCGCTCACCACGGAGCAGTCCGGCGGCCTGGACGCCCTGCTTTCGGACATGAAGAAGATCCTGGGCGACAAGATCAAGGACGTGCGCCGCTCCACTAGGCTCAAGTCCAGCCCGTCGTGCCTGGTCTCGGCCGAGGGCGGCAGCTCCCAGATGCAGAAGATCATGCGCCTGATGAGCAAGGACGAGTCCATCCCGCCCAAGATCATGGAGGTCAACCCGGACCACCCGCTGACCCGCAACCTGCTGGACATCCACACGGCGGACCCGGCCGACCCGTTCATCGAGCAGGCCACCACGCAGCTCTATGAATCCGCGCTGCTGCTCGAGGGGTACCTCTCCGACCCGCACAAGATGGTGGGGCGCATCAACGCCATCCTGGAGCAGGCCAGCGGCTGGTACGCGGGGCTCAAGAAAAAAGGCTAG
- a CDS encoding FmdB family zinc ribbon protein — protein MPIYEYQCRACSCRFEEIRHASSSEKPACPSCASKDVVRLMSAPNVQGLGGPDLSGPSSGGLGGCGSGGFS, from the coding sequence ATGCCCATATACGAATACCAGTGCCGCGCCTGCTCCTGCAGGTTCGAGGAAATCAGGCACGCGTCCTCCAGTGAAAAGCCCGCCTGCCCGTCCTGCGCCTCCAAGGACGTGGTCAGGCTCATGAGCGCGCCCAACGTGCAGGGCCTGGGCGGGCCGGACCTCTCCGGCCCCTCGTCAGGCGGCCTGGGCGGCTGCGGCTCGGGCGGCTTTTCCTGA
- a CDS encoding Hsp20/alpha crystallin family protein, whose amino-acid sequence MVIDFSPFFGAQSPLERVFEAIWSPTLPISQRPYAYPPLNISEDQDRILVHCEIPGMDISEIDLSLTDSSLVIKGERQPAKGKYYRQERPTGAFQRVVNIQSPIDRDKVSAKMKDGLLEIVIPKSDGAKPKKISIDIA is encoded by the coding sequence ATGGTCATCGACTTCAGCCCCTTCTTCGGCGCACAATCGCCCCTTGAGCGCGTGTTCGAGGCTATTTGGTCCCCCACGCTGCCCATTTCCCAGCGGCCCTACGCCTACCCGCCCCTGAACATCTCGGAAGACCAGGACCGCATCCTGGTGCATTGCGAGATTCCGGGAATGGACATCTCCGAGATCGACCTGAGCCTCACCGACTCCTCGCTGGTCATCAAGGGCGAGCGCCAGCCCGCCAAGGGCAAGTACTACAGGCAGGAGCGCCCCACCGGCGCGTTCCAACGCGTGGTGAACATCCAGTCCCCCATCGACCGCGACAAGGTGAGCGCCAAGATGAAGGACGGACTCCTGGAGATCGTGATCCCCAAGTCCGACGGCGCCAAGCCCAAGAAAATCTCCATCGACATCGCCTGA
- a CDS encoding Hsp20/alpha crystallin family protein, producing MSDIRKTEEKGFPRVKPATDIVEAEDGFYIYMDMPGVSKEALVIDLNEDEIKVSGRSAYPAPDGEKLIHVEFGNGEYYRGFTLSHIVDKSRIKATLKNGVLELHLPKAEKAQPRKIDIQMG from the coding sequence ATGAGCGACATCCGCAAGACCGAAGAGAAGGGCTTTCCCCGGGTCAAGCCCGCAACGGACATCGTGGAGGCCGAGGACGGCTTCTACATCTACATGGACATGCCCGGCGTCTCCAAGGAGGCCCTGGTGATCGACCTCAACGAGGACGAGATCAAGGTTTCTGGGCGCAGCGCCTACCCGGCGCCCGACGGCGAGAAGCTGATCCACGTGGAGTTCGGCAACGGCGAATACTACCGGGGCTTCACGCTCTCGCACATCGTGGACAAGTCCCGCATCAAGGCCACGCTCAAGAACGGCGTGCTGGAGCTGCACCTGCCCAAGGCCGAAAAGGCCCAGCCGCGCAAGATCGACATCCAGATGGGCTGA
- the folD gene encoding bifunctional methylenetetrahydrofolate dehydrogenase/methenyltetrahydrofolate cyclohydrolase FolD, which translates to MQLLDGKATALSIRQQLAQEVAVLAARHGRPPHLAVVLVGEDPASQVYVRNKEKACADAGIRSSAHRIPAETTQAELETLVSGLNADDGVDGILVQAPLPKHLDILAVQALVAPEKDVDGFHPMNVGKLCIGLPCLEPCTPAGVMVLLERYGISCAGKRAVVIGRSNIVGKPMALMLARATPLANATVTICHSRTPDLPGVCREADILVAAIGRARFVTKDMVKPGAVVIDVGMNRTDTGLCGDVDFAAVKDVASAITPAPGGIGPMTIAMLISNTVKAFTMRKGA; encoded by the coding sequence ATGCAGCTTCTCGACGGGAAAGCCACAGCACTGAGCATCCGCCAGCAACTGGCGCAGGAGGTCGCGGTCCTGGCCGCCAGGCACGGCCGCCCCCCGCACCTGGCCGTGGTGCTCGTGGGCGAGGACCCCGCCTCCCAGGTATACGTTCGCAACAAGGAAAAGGCCTGCGCCGACGCAGGCATCCGCTCCAGCGCCCACCGCATCCCCGCCGAAACCACCCAGGCCGAGCTGGAGACGCTCGTCTCCGGCCTCAACGCCGACGACGGCGTGGACGGCATCCTGGTGCAGGCTCCCCTGCCCAAGCACCTGGACATCCTGGCCGTGCAGGCCCTGGTGGCCCCCGAGAAGGACGTGGACGGCTTCCACCCCATGAACGTGGGCAAGCTCTGCATCGGCCTCCCCTGCCTGGAGCCTTGCACCCCGGCGGGCGTGATGGTGCTGCTGGAGCGCTACGGCATCTCCTGCGCGGGCAAGCGGGCCGTGGTCATCGGGCGCTCCAACATCGTGGGCAAGCCCATGGCGCTCATGCTGGCGCGGGCCACGCCCCTGGCCAATGCCACGGTCACCATCTGCCACTCCCGCACGCCGGACCTGCCCGGCGTCTGCCGCGAGGCGGACATCCTGGTGGCTGCCATCGGCAGGGCGCGCTTCGTCACCAAGGATATGGTCAAGCCCGGAGCCGTGGTCATCGACGTGGGCATGAACCGCACGGATACCGGCCTCTGCGGCGACGTGGACTTCGCGGCCGTGAAGGACGTGGCCTCGGCCATCACCCCGGCCCCCGGCGGCATCGGACCCATGACCATAGCCATGCTCATATCCAACACGGTGAAGGCGTTCACCATGCGCAAGGGCGCGTAA
- a CDS encoding YbhB/YbcL family Raf kinase inhibitor-like protein — protein sequence MAGTTAKILLAALALLLWGGAAEARTLTLLSPAFKDGDKMPRSTGCDGGERSPALQVSGAPEGTRTLALLASEMDGGKARATLWMACNIPPATQTIAENQPRTRQMKPEGVQVSLPGGKPGYSGPCPPAGATRNVMIEVFALDTSLDLPESATRQEFLLALEGHILARAKLAGKYKK from the coding sequence ATGGCGGGAACGACCGCAAAAATCCTTCTGGCCGCGCTGGCCCTGCTCCTCTGGGGCGGGGCCGCCGAGGCCCGGACACTCACGCTTTTAAGCCCCGCCTTCAAGGACGGGGACAAGATGCCGCGCAGCACCGGTTGCGACGGAGGCGAGCGCTCACCCGCGCTGCAGGTCTCCGGGGCGCCCGAAGGCACGCGGACGCTGGCCCTGCTGGCCTCCGAGATGGACGGCGGCAAGGCCAGGGCAACGCTCTGGATGGCCTGCAACATCCCCCCCGCGACACAGACCATCGCCGAAAACCAGCCCCGTACCCGGCAGATGAAGCCCGAGGGCGTGCAGGTCAGCCTCCCGGGCGGGAAGCCGGGCTATTCCGGCCCCTGCCCGCCAGCCGGGGCCACGCGCAACGTGATGATCGAGGTCTTCGCCCTGGACACCAGCCTGGACCTGCCGGAATCGGCCACGCGCCAGGAGTTCCTGCTGGCGCTGGAGGGGCACATCCTGGCTCGGGCCAAGCTGGCGGGGAAATACAAGAAGTAG